A single window of Gemmatimonadota bacterium DNA harbors:
- a CDS encoding substrate-binding domain-containing protein, producing the protein MSSPLQSDLGKLRNACGWSQSRIAEMAGISRQSYAAIESGKSVPSTEVALRLARALGLPVERLFRLAEDKPGEIRATEAGIGPSPTGRVRLVRMGDRTVAYGLEAGGVHAGLSADGVVSSRHGDELRVRTLPERRSAPDLIVAGCDPAFGLVMRELSDRGLDVLWVPTGSEAALKALARGVVHVAGVHLRDRDSGLDNDSAIQRFVPFATARIGFAVWEQTLVAAGGNPLGIAGIEDLVRPDLRLVNREPGSGARTLLDSRLRAAGIAGTSIGGYRETTARGHDEVVAAVAAGTADAGIAVRASARARGLAAVTLAEEPYELAIPEHLLGLPAVDALLSVLLLPRVRSQVEELGGYDASEMGRVA; encoded by the coding sequence ATGTCGTCACCCCTTCAGTCCGACCTCGGCAAGCTCCGAAACGCCTGCGGCTGGTCGCAATCCCGCATTGCGGAGATGGCCGGGATCTCGCGGCAGAGTTACGCGGCAATCGAGTCGGGGAAATCCGTCCCGTCCACGGAGGTCGCCCTTCGCCTCGCGCGCGCCCTGGGGCTCCCAGTGGAGCGCCTCTTCCGCCTCGCCGAGGACAAGCCGGGGGAGATCCGGGCGACCGAGGCGGGAATCGGCCCCTCGCCGACGGGACGAGTGCGCCTCGTCCGAATGGGCGACCGCACGGTCGCATACGGCCTCGAGGCAGGGGGTGTCCACGCCGGACTTTCCGCGGACGGGGTCGTCTCATCGCGTCACGGCGACGAGCTCCGCGTCAGGACCCTTCCGGAACGGCGCTCCGCGCCGGACCTGATCGTCGCGGGATGCGACCCGGCTTTCGGGCTCGTGATGCGCGAGCTCTCGGATCGCGGCCTGGATGTGCTCTGGGTTCCGACGGGAAGCGAAGCCGCGCTGAAGGCGCTCGCGCGCGGCGTCGTGCATGTGGCTGGAGTCCACCTCCGCGACCGCGACTCGGGGCTCGACAACGATTCGGCAATCCAGCGATTCGTCCCCTTCGCCACGGCCCGCATCGGGTTCGCGGTGTGGGAACAGACGCTCGTGGCGGCCGGTGGGAATCCTCTCGGGATTGCCGGAATCGAAGACCTCGTCCGTCCGGACCTCCGGCTCGTCAATCGCGAGCCCGGCTCGGGCGCGCGCACGCTTCTCGACTCGCGACTTCGCGCAGCCGGGATCGCCGGGACGAGCATCGGCGGTTACCGCGAGACTACCGCGCGCGGTCATGATGAAGTGGTCGCGGCGGTCGCGGCAGGGACGGCGGACGCGGGAATCGCCGTGCGCGCCTCCGCGCGGGCGCGGGGCCTGGCTGCGGTCACCCTCGCGGAGGAACCCTACGAGCTCGCGATTCCCGAGCATCTCTTGGGCCTTCCCGCCGTGGACGCACTTCTCTCGGTCCTCCTGCTCCCTCGCGTGCGAAGTCAGGTGGAGGAGCTCGGTGGATACGACGCATCGGAAATGGGGCGGGTGGCGTGA
- the modA gene encoding molybdate ABC transporter substrate-binding protein — MIRREERKCRTRRVQAALGIALALAGCAGETKDDAAPLLVLAASDLQAAFEEILPLFEAHTGERVSLVLGSTGNLATQIRNGAPGDLFFAANESFLEELIVAGRVDPDTRRIYALGRLVLVAPPGRDTPSKVTSLAAPGFEIVAIANPEHAPYGIAARDALERAGLWDWIQPRLVLGENISQAYQLVRTGNADAGIVALGLVMGAPGGPVPYALVGSELHAPLRQAAGVVTGSRRPEFAQAFLDLVLSPEGQEIMARFGFEPPPAP, encoded by the coding sequence GTGATCCGCCGAGAGGAAAGGAAGTGCAGGACGCGACGGGTCCAAGCCGCACTTGGAATTGCGCTGGCACTCGCGGGATGCGCAGGGGAGACCAAGGATGACGCGGCTCCCCTCCTCGTCCTCGCGGCGTCGGACCTTCAGGCGGCATTCGAGGAAATCCTTCCCCTCTTCGAGGCGCACACCGGTGAGCGGGTAAGCCTGGTGCTGGGCTCGACAGGGAATCTCGCGACCCAGATTCGAAACGGTGCTCCGGGAGACCTCTTCTTCGCGGCCAATGAGAGCTTCCTCGAGGAGCTGATCGTGGCCGGACGAGTGGATCCGGATACGCGCCGAATTTACGCGCTGGGTCGCCTCGTCCTCGTCGCTCCCCCCGGGCGAGACACACCCTCGAAGGTCACCTCCCTGGCGGCGCCGGGCTTCGAGATTGTGGCGATCGCGAATCCGGAGCATGCCCCGTACGGAATCGCTGCGCGAGACGCGCTGGAACGGGCGGGGCTCTGGGACTGGATTCAGCCTCGCCTGGTCCTGGGTGAGAACATCTCCCAGGCCTACCAGCTGGTGCGGACCGGAAACGCGGACGCGGGGATCGTGGCCCTCGGTCTCGTGATGGGTGCGCCGGGCGGCCCCGTGCCCTACGCGCTGGTCGGCTCCGAACTCCATGCCCCGCTCCGACAGGCAGCCGGCGTCGTGACGGGAAGCAGGCGCCCCGAATTCGCGCAGGCGTTTCTGGACCTCGTTCTTTCGCCCGAAGGGCAAGAGATCATGGCCCGCTTCGGATTCGAGCCGCCCCCCGCGCCCTGA
- the modB gene encoding molybdate ABC transporter permease subunit: protein MMTSGPLFLSFQIAVQATVLALLVGLPLAWVLARKKFPGRDLCTVLVLLPMVLPPTVLGYYLLVVIGREGVVGRAAATLGVDRLVFTPAAAVLAAFVASVPFLVLAARAGFEQVDQVYEEAARTLGRSEWAIAFTVTLPLAWRGIVAGTALTFARAVGEFGATVMVAGSIPGSTRTASIAIYDAVQAGRMDDANGMALLLTLTTTVVLLLITRLGRGAGW, encoded by the coding sequence ATGATGACCTCGGGTCCGCTTTTCCTCTCGTTCCAGATCGCGGTCCAGGCCACCGTCCTGGCGCTTCTCGTCGGGCTGCCGCTGGCGTGGGTCCTAGCGCGCAAGAAGTTTCCCGGACGCGACCTGTGCACCGTGCTCGTCCTGCTCCCGATGGTCCTTCCTCCTACCGTTCTCGGTTACTACCTCCTGGTCGTCATCGGCCGCGAAGGAGTCGTCGGCCGGGCCGCGGCGACCCTTGGCGTGGACCGCCTGGTCTTCACTCCGGCCGCCGCCGTCCTTGCGGCATTCGTCGCTTCGGTTCCCTTCCTCGTCCTCGCCGCCCGCGCGGGATTCGAACAGGTGGACCAGGTTTACGAGGAGGCCGCGCGTACCCTGGGAAGATCCGAGTGGGCGATCGCCTTCACCGTGACTCTCCCGCTCGCCTGGCGCGGGATCGTGGCGGGGACGGCCCTCACCTTCGCCCGCGCAGTGGGCGAATTCGGAGCCACGGTCATGGTGGCCGGGAGCATTCCCGGCTCCACCCGGACCGCAAGCATCGCGATCTATGATGCCGTCCAGGCGGGACGGATGGACGACGCGAACGGGATGGCCCTCCTCCTCACGCTGACAACGACCGTCGTCCTCCTCCTCATCACGCGGTTGGGACGCGGAGCCGGATGGTGA
- a CDS encoding ATP-binding cassette domain-containing protein: MVSLDVALRTSADAFVLDVAFHAAGGITALFGPSGAGKTLTLRHVAGLERAEAGRIALDGRVLFDREARIDLRPRERRVGYVFQDYALFPHLDVESNIAFGLAGRPREEREARVRELLALVELDGFEGRPVKSLSGGERQRVALARALAPEPALLLLDEPFAALDFRVRAALRRSLRSIQRQAEVPMILVTHSLPDVRQLSDDLVLLDRGRVVAAGPTADLLTSPESAEVAELLRGEETV, translated from the coding sequence ATGGTGAGCCTCGACGTCGCCCTTCGCACGAGCGCTGACGCCTTCGTCCTCGACGTCGCCTTTCACGCGGCGGGTGGGATCACCGCCCTCTTCGGCCCCTCTGGCGCGGGAAAGACGCTGACCCTTCGCCACGTTGCAGGACTCGAGCGCGCGGAGGCGGGGCGCATCGCCTTGGACGGACGCGTCCTCTTCGACCGGGAAGCTCGCATCGATCTCCGTCCGCGCGAGCGAAGGGTCGGCTACGTCTTCCAGGACTACGCTCTCTTTCCGCATCTCGACGTCGAGTCGAACATCGCGTTCGGGCTGGCCGGCAGGCCTCGCGAAGAACGGGAAGCGCGGGTGCGGGAGCTCCTCGCTCTCGTCGAACTCGATGGATTCGAAGGCCGGCCGGTGAAGTCACTCTCGGGAGGGGAACGCCAGCGCGTCGCCCTGGCGCGCGCCCTCGCCCCCGAGCCGGCCCTCCTACTCCTCGACGAACCTTTCGCCGCGCTCGACTTCCGCGTTCGCGCGGCGCTCCGCCGCAGCCTCCGCTCGATTCAGCGCCAGGCCGAGGTGCCGATGATCCTCGTCACCCACTCGCTCCCGGACGTACGGCAGCTCTCCGATGACCTCGTCCTTCTCGACCGGGGGCGCGTCGTTGCCGCGGGGCCCACGGCGGACCTTCTTACAAGTCCGGAGAGTGCGGAGGTTGCCGAGCTCCTGCGCGGCGAGGAGACGGTCTGA